The segment ATCAGAAATCGTGCGAACCACTGCCGGTATGGCGCTGTGCCGGCTGGTCGCCCATCGCCGTTCGATACGGCCGAACTTCCAGACCGCAACCGATAGGGCCCAAGTCGCGACGAACAGCGCGACGATGGCAAAGCCGAGACTGTTCAGGTCGATGGACGATGCCCACACGGCGAGCGCACCGTGCACGATCGAGGCGTTGCCGAGCAGGCCCACGATTTCTACGGTGCCGATGACGAGCGCGACGGCTACGGAAAGGCCGGTAACGACCAGGTTGTAATAGACCTTCCGAACGGGCTTCAGCAACGCCCAGCCGTAAGCGAAGTTCATGAACGAGCCGTCGATCGTGTCGAAGAGCAGCATGCCGGCGGCGAACAGCACGGGCAGGCAGAGCGTGGCGTACCAGGGCAGCCCGGCGGCCGCGCCCGAGCCGCTCAAGACGAGCAGGGCGATTTCGGTGGCCGTATCGAAGCCGAGCCCGAACAGCAGCCCGACGAAGTACATCTGGCCCGGCTTGCGCACGAGCCGCATGAACGGGCCGAGCAGGCGGCTGACGAGGCCGCGCCGATGCAGCCCGTGCTCGAGCGAGGCTTCGTCGAAGTACCCGGTCTTCATCGTCCGGAAGATCTTCCAGATGTCGAAGAGGGCGACGACGTTCATGGCGGCGATCAGGTAGAGAAAACCGCCGGAGATCGCGGCGCCCAGCATGCCCGCAACCGTATGGAAGGCGGAGCCGGGCGTGGCCACGTGCGCCGACAGCGTGTGCGCGCCGAGCGCGATCAGCAGCGTCAGTCCGAACACGATGCTCGCATGGCCGAACGAGAACCAGAAGCCCACCGACAGCGAGCGTCGGCCTTCGCCCACGAGCTTTCGCGTCGTGTTGTCGATGGCGGCTATGTGGTCGGCATCGAAAGCGTGTCGCACGCCGAGCATGTAGGCGCTCAGGCCGGTGCCGACGCCGAAGACCTTCGAGCCGATGCTCGCATGCAGCGGAACGACGAGCACGATCAGCGTGGCCCACCCGACGAGGTGCAAGAGCGCGATGAAAGCCGTCATCGCGACGACCGGCACGTGGGCGCGCGCCAGATGCATGTGCGTGGTTCCGCGCATCGTCGCTGGCAGCGCCTTACTTGGACGTGGATGCATGGCAGCCTCTGCGAATACGGTTGAATGGCGGCGAGGACGCCAGGCCCGGCAGACCTTGGACGTGACGCCTGCCGGGCCGGCGAATGCCGGCGCGCGTCAGGCTTTGGGCACGTAGGGGAAGACATCCGACGGCCCCGAGGTGACCGATTCCTTGCCGATCCCCAGACTGATCGGCGTATTGGCCGCGATCGTGAACATGACGTCGGGCGCATTGTCGGTGAGCGACCGTCCGTTCCACTCGGCCATGCCGAACACCGCGGGCGTGCCGACCTTGTAGGGCAGGATGTTCGGAAGGAAGCGGCGGGCAACGGCCAGCGCATAGCCCTGCGGGTCGGCGGTCGTGCCGTTGGCTTCGACGGCGCCGGCGATCGATTTGATGATCGTCGCGCCGTAGACGGCGAAATCGTCGGCGGGATGCCCGGCGTTCAGGCGGTCGCCCAGGTCTTCGTTGTACTGCGTGAAGAGCGGATGAATCATCGGCAGGCCGACGCGATTGATCGAACGCCAGCCGCCAGCATCGGTTGCCAGTGTCGCCACGGCCCACACGCCGATTTCGCGGTTCTCGCCTGCGTGCACCAGCAACTCGGCATCGGTCACTTCGAGCACGATCGAATAAACCGTATGGCCGGCAAACAGATTGCGCGCCTGGTCCGGTGTCCAATCTCCGAGATCGAGCGGCGTGCCGTCCTGGAATGCATGACCGACGGCATGCAGAACGTCGGGCTCGATCCAGAACGGATCGCCGGCCTTGCCGGCCCAGACGCGGATACCCGAGGGCGCACTCGCCGTTTCGTCGGTGCGGCCTTCGGCCACGACCGTCCCCTGCGCGTGCGGGTTCGTGGCATCGGCACCGGCAATCCGGCGCAGCACGAAGCGTTGGCGCCCCTCGGCGTCGCGCTCGTCGAACACGATGCGATAGGTCAGTTCTTCCACGGCATCGCGATCGAGGTCGATCTTGAATTCGTAGAAACCTTCGGGGTGATAGCCCGGTGTCGGCACATCGCCGGCAATCGAATGGCAGACGTTGATGACGAACACCGTGCCCGTCTGGCCGCGGAAGCAGTAAAGATCGGTGATGTCGAGGCGTACATCCTGACGGGCGAGCGGGGAGTCGAGGTGGTGGGACATGAATCGATCCTTTCCGAAGTATCGTTACGGGTGGTGTTGCCGGCGCGCCAGCCACGCGCGTTTAGCGTCGAGTGGATTGTGGAGCGGCGGGTGCGCGGAGGTTGTCCGGAACGGATCGGGATTGCCGATTTGCACTGCGCCGTAGGGATCGGCTCGGCACACTCGGCGCGGCGGCTCGGATGCCGCCGGGTAGGGGGTGTTTTGCTCAGCGGCCGGCCGGCACGTTGCCGGGGCGCGGCACGCGAACGGAAACGATCGTCAGGACGGTGATCGCGCCGGAGACGAAGATGTACCAGGCGGCGGCGACATGCGTGCCGGTCCACAGATCGAGCGATGCAACGACGAGCGGGGCGGTGCCACCGAAAAGCGCCACGCTGACCGCATACGCGAGCGACATCGCGACCGCACGACCGCGTACCGGAAACATTTCGAGGATCGCGACGATGCTCGGGCCGCCGCCAAGCGCCGACAGGCCCGCGAAAAGAGCGACGACGACAAGCAGCGTCGTCGCATCGGGGCGGACCTGCGCGAAATGAAACGCGGGCAGGACGACGGCCATCGTCAGCAGGCGGGAGAGCACGATGGTGCGCAGGGGCCCGAACCGATCGCCGAGCCGGCCGCCCGCGAGGGACAGCACGAACGTGACGGCGCCCACGGCCGCGGTCGTCATGAACGCGGCATAGGCGGAGGGACGGGCGCTGCCGATCCCGAACGTCGTCGTATAGGTGGCGACATAGGTCGGTACCGTCCCGCCGAAGATGAGCACGATCGCGATCAGCCATTGCCGCCGATGCCGTGTGACCATCGTGGCGAGCGGCAGCCGGCCCCGCGGTTCGTGCCAATTTTCATCGATGTGGCGGCGCAGATAGATCTGCACCGGTATCAGCGCGCTCGCGAGTGCGAACGGAACTCGCCAGCCCCACTGCGCCATTTGCGCGGACGTCAAGAGACCGTGCAATGCGATGCCGCACGCGCCGGCCATCATGAGCGCCAGGCCCTGGCCGGCCATGAGCCAGCCGGCGTAGGTGTTTTTGCGTGCGGAGGAGCAATGCTCGATCAGCAAGGCGCTGGACGAACCCATTTCCCCGCCAATCGCGATGCCCTGCAAAATGCGGCATGCGAGTACGGCAATCGGAGCGCAGATGCCGAGCGTCGCATAACCGGGTATTGCGGCAAGGCCGAGCGTGCCGGCCGTGACCAACGCGGAAGTCAGCAGGAGCGCCGGCTTTCGGCCGCGTGTGTCCGCATAGGTGCCGATGAGGAATGCGCCGATGGGCCGCGAAAGAAATCCGGCAGCAAACGCCCCGAGCGAAAGCAGACTTGCATACGCGTGCGTGGCCTGCGGAAGAAATGCGGCGGTAATGAACGCCGAGAACGTGGCGTAGGAGAAGTAGTCGAGGAACTCGAGCGCGTTGGCGAGCACGATCGTCGCGAGCGTGCGCGGGGGAAAGCGGAGCGCGGCCGCTTCGCCGGGCCCGCTTGTGTCATGAACGATACGCATGGCGTGAAACTCACGATGCTACAGGGGGCTGATGCGCGCGCGATAGCCGAGCCTGTTTGCGGTGGACGTGAACATCAAGAGGGCGAGCGCTCGCCGCCCGCCTCGCAAACCGGATACTGCGTGGCGTGCGAGAACGATTGCGCGCAGCGCGGCAGCGTGAAGCAAAAACGGGTGCCTTCGTCGCCGGTCGACCCGATCCAGATTCTGCCGCCGTGCGCCTCGACGATCGACTTCGAAATCGGCAACCCCATACCCATGCCATCGCTCTTCGTACTCGAAAACGGCTGGAAAATGGCGTCCGCCTGCTCGGGCCGGATTCCGCATCCGGTGTCGAGCACTTCGAAACGCGTGTGCGCACCGCCGTCGCTCACCACGCGCACGCGCAACAGCGGCTGCCGCCCTTCGCCACGAGCCGCCTCGATCGCGTGAATGCCGTTGATGAGCAGATTCGTCAGCACTTGCTGAAGCTGAATACGATCGGCGTACGCCTTGATGCCGGGCTCGATGTCCGCCGCGAGCGGTATCGCCCTCGCGTTGGCCTCCGAGGCGATCAGATGCATCGCCGAATCGACGATATCGGTGCAGTCGAGTTCGACCGCCTCCACGGGGGCGCTGACGAGAAAGCTGCGCAACCGCCGGCAGATCGCGGCCATATCGTCGGTCCAGCGCGAGGCGTAGCGGAAAGCGACGAGCGCCTCGCCGATCTCGGGCTGCGGCCGGTCGAGCCAGCGGACCGCGGCATCGAGTGCCGTGCGGATCGCGCCGAGTGGCTGGCCGATCTCGTGCGTGATCGATGCAACGAGCTGCCCGACCATCGACACGCGCGCGGTGCGGGCCATTTCCGCTTGGAGCACCTGCAGTCGTTCGCTGTTGCGCTTGTGCTCGGTGACGTCGAATGCGTAGAAATGCAGCCGCCGATACCGGGCGGTTTCCTCGGGCAGCGAGCACCGCCAGACGATCGGCACTTTTCTGCCGTCCAGCGTCGAGAGCGTGCGTTCCCCCTCGCACAACGGGCGGCCCTCGAATATCGCACGCAGTACCTGTGCGTTGCTGATCCGGTTGGCGGGCAGCAGATCGCGGGCCCAGGCGAAGAAGACGTCCTTGGAGGGGGCGCCGAAGAGCGCCAGCGTGGCATCGTTGGCGTCGACGAAAGCGTGCAGGGCGCGAAGCTCCTCGATGACGCCGGGATGCGCGTCGAGATACGCATCGAGATCGTCCACGCCGCTTTGCCGCAGCGCGTCCATCCGCTGCTTGATGTGCGACCAATCCTCGATGAGGATCGGAATCGGTGCGAAGCGGAACGATTCGTCGACGAAAGCCTGCTCGCCAGACGCAATGTCGCGGCTTTTGCCCATATCGGTCTTCGTCTTCGACGCGACTGGCGCCGCTGCTCGAGGGTCATTCATGCTGAAGGCGCCGTTGGGGAACGTCCTGGCGACGAACCCCCACCTCGGCGATGGGACGTCGCTACGAAAAATTTGCCGCGATTATACAAAATCAAAATGGGGAACGGATGCGAAATCGGCGCAATGCACGGCACGCGGGAGAGAAAATGGGCAAGCGGTGCCTGCGCGGGAGGAGGCAGACGCAGGCATTGGGATGGGCGATTCGGGCAATGGCGCCGACGCATATGGCAGGCATAGCGCAGGTATAGGGGAGCCGCGAATCCGCAATTTCTGTTTTGAGCGATTCGGTGGCGCAATGCGGTGGCGCAATTCGGCGGCGGCACGACAGCCGCCGCGTGCCGCAACGCGATCTCTTATCGGCAGGCTTCGGCGAGAAACCACGCGCGCCGCTGAGCTTCGTCGATCCAGTTTTCGAGCAGGCTGGCCGTGGCCACGTCGTTGTGCTTCTCGCAGATCGCATGCGCCGAGAGCATGAGATCGGCTAGCAGCAGGTTGTCGTTGCGCAGATCGCCGAGCATCTGCGCCGGTGCGAGCCCGACCGCGTCGTTATCGGCCAGCCGCTGGTGGCGGGCGATATCGCCGATCGAGCGCAGCGTCGTGCCGCCGATCTTGCGCACGCGTTCGGCGACGTCGTCGGTGATGGCGAAAAGCTGCTCGCCTTGCTCGTCGAGCATCAAATGGTAGTCGCGGAAATGCGAACCCCACATGTGCCAATGAAAATTCTTCGTTTTCAGGTAAAGCGCGAATACGTCCGCCAGCAGCGGATTGAGCTGGGCCGAGATTTCGCTGATCGCTTCCTGGTCGAACCCGAGGGCGGGGCGGCCGGAGACCGCATTGGCGGTGGAGTGTCCGAGTGACATCGCAATGCTCCTTGCAAACGACGATGAATGGGGGCGCGGGCTCGATCTTGAGCGCGGCCCGGCTCGCCTGCCTTCGGGATCGAGCGCCTGTTTGCGGATTCGCACGACGGCCGCCGGGAGGCCGGGCGTGCGTCGAGCCTCGCAGCCGCGCCGTGCGGATACGAAAACGCTGGTCGCTATCGAAAAGAGCGGCGGCCGGACCCATTCGATACTGGCTCGGCGCGCGATCGGGCCACACAATCGGGCCGCTCGCACGAGCGGTGCGGATCGCACGAATTGCCGCCGCCGCTGGCGTGCGCATTCCCAACGGAATGGCTGCGACGGCGCATGCCGTTTGCGGCGGCCAAATCCACCTTCACGAAGGAGCATGAGCGATGGCGAAGTTCACATTGAAAGACGGTACCGAACTCTTCTACAAGGATTGGGGTAGCGGTCAGCCCGTCGTGTTTTCGCATGGGTGGCCCTTGAACGCCGACGCGTGGGATGCCCAAATGATGTACCTTGCGGAGCTCGGCTACCGCGTGATCGCTCACGATCGGCGTGGGCACGGCCGCTCGAGCCAGCCCTGGGGTGGCAACGACATGAACCGGTATGCCGACGATCTGGCCGAGCTGATCGAGTTTCTCGATCTGAAGGATGCGGTGCTCGTGGGCCATTCGACGGGCGGCGGCGAGGTGGCGCGCTATATCGGCCGGCACGGTACGCAGCGCGTGTGCAAGGCTGTACTGATTGCAGCCGTTCCGCCGCTGATGCTGAAAACGGCTGCGAATCCCGGCGGTCTTCCGCTTGCCGTCTTCGACGACATCCGCAAGGGCGTCATCGAGAACCGCTCGCAGTACTTCAACGATCTGGCCACGCCTTTTTACGGCTTCAATCGCGAGGGCGCAAAGGTGTCCGAAGGCACGGTCGACGCGTTCTGGTATGCCGGCATGCAATGCTCGATCAAAAGCGCCTATGACTGTATCAAGGCGTTCTCGGAGACGGATTTCACCGAGGATCTGAAGAAAATGACGGTCCCGACGCTGGTGTTGCAAGGCGATGCCGACCAGATCGTTCCGATCGACGATTCCGGCCGCCTGACCGTCGAAATCGTTCCGCAGGGCACGCTGAAGGTGTATCCGGGCGCGCCGCACGGCATGTGTACGACGCACGCGGATCAGGTCAACGCGGATCTGGCGGCATTCATTCGGAAGTGACCGCAGGCAGCGCGACACCGCCGCTCGGGTGTCGCGCCGGGCACGGCGGTACTTCGGTTCGCGAAGTGCCGCCATCCGCTCCTGAGCGCAGAACGTCCGTTCGGCGCGGCGTGTACCGTCCCAGCCGGCCTGCCGGGATCGGTTCTTTCAAACGGCTCGACGATCGCGCCGGCGATGGCCGTTGTTCGGGGCGCTTCCTCCAAGCCCGTTCGCCCGCACGCGGCGACTATACCTACATATGATTTTCCCGGCAGCGTCTTTTCATTAAGATGCCTTCGTCGGGGGCTGGCCGCATGACGGCCGCTGTCATCGTAATTCAGGTCGAGGACCCGGTTTGTGTAAGAATCCAATCGTTTCGATCATCGACGATGACGAATCCGTCCGCCTTGCCACATCGAGCCTGCTGCGCTCGCTCGGGTGGGCGGTTCGGCTCTACGGGTCGGCCGAGCAGTTTCTCGAGTCCGACGGCATTGGCGATGTCACCTGCATCATCTCGGATGTCCAGATGCCCGGCATTTCCGGGCTCGAGATGTATCGGCGTCTCGTCGGGCGCGGGCTCGCGCCCCCCGTCATGTTCATCTCCGCGTACGCTTCCGATGCGGTTCGCCGTCAGGCGCTCGACCTCGGCGCGATGTGCGTGCTGAGCAAGCCCGTCGATGCGACCGAGATGTCGCGGCGGCTCGATACGTTGAAGGACGGCCGTGCCGGTGCCGCGTCCTGAGCGTTGCCGCGAGCTGACGCGCCAAGGCCTGCGCAGGCGGGCCGTCGAACGCGCGCGCCGCCATCTTCATTTCGTGCGGGCGCACGCCGCCATATCGCGATGATACCGAGCCCTGGAATCGTCACGCCATGGCGTGACAACGCACACGTGTTGTACCTCCTTGCGGCCGCCATTGGCGTCCTCGTATTTGCCATCGACGCTTTCACACCGCTCGACATCGCCGTCGCCGTGCTCTACGTGGCCGTCGTGCTGCTCGTGGCGTCAGCCGGTTCGCGTCCCGCCACCGCGGGGGCAGCCTGCGTCTGCGTGGCGCTCACGCTGCTCGCGTTTGCCCTGTCCCATGACGTGGGAGCGGGCTATCAGGGCGGCGCCGCCGCGCGCTGCGCCGTGAGCCTGCTGGCTATCGCCACGACCGCGATGCTCTCGCTGCGCAACCTCGCCAGCACGGCGATTCTGCGCGAACGCCTGCAACTGCTCGATCTGACTCACGATGCGATCGTCGTCCACGATATGAACGATCGCATCACGTTCTGGAACCAGGGCGCGGAGGAACTGTACGGGTGGAGCGCGAAGCAAGCCATCGGGCAGTCGATTCACGAGTTGACGCAAACGAACGCGAGCATGTCGCTCGACGATATCCGCCGCGAAGTGCTGCGCGTGGGGCAATGGCAGGGCGAACTCCAACGTGTGCGCAAGGACGGCCAGACGGTCATGATCTCGAGCCGCTGGGCGCTGTGGCGAGATCGCGGCGGGCGGCCGCTCGCCGTTCTCGCGACGAACAACGACATTACCGACCGCAAACACATGGAAGCCGAGCTGCGGCGCTCGACGGCCGAACTTGCCCACGCTACGCGCGTGACGATGCTGGGGGAGATGGCGGCCTCGATCGCGCATGAGGTTACCCAGCCGCTTGCGGCGCTCGTCACGGCCGGCGACGCCGCGTTGCGTTGGCTTCACCGGCCTCAGCCCGATCTGAGCGAGGTCGAGATGTCGATTCAGCAGATGATTCGCGACGCGCAACGCGCGGCCGAAGTGATCCGGCGTATCCGCAAGCTGGCCTGCAAGCGCGCCCAGGAGGAGGCGGTGCTCGACCTGAATGTGATTGTGAGAGAATCGCTCGAACTGCTGCGCGGCGAGCTGGACAGCCAGCGGATCGAGGTCAGGGCGGAGTACGCCGAGCCCGCGCCGCTGGTGCGCGGCGATCGGGTCCAGTTGCAGCAGGTCATCATCAATCTCTTGCTGAACGGCATCCAGGCGATGACCGACGTCACCGACGTCACCGACGTCACCGACGTCACCGACGTCACCGACGTCACCGACGTAACCGACGTCACCGACGTAACCGACGTCACCGACCGGCCCCGATGCCTGCGCATTCGTACGCAGGCGACGCGCGGCCGGCAGGCGCAGGTCGCCGTCGAAGACACCGGAATCGGCGTGAGCGCCGAGCATTCGAGCCGGCTGTTCAACGCCTTTTTCACGACGAAAAAGGACGGCATGGGAATGGGGCTGTCGATCTGCAGATCCATCGTGGAAGCGCACGGCGGCCGCATCTGGGCCGAATCGCAGGAGCACTGCGGCACGATCATGCAATTCGTATTACCGCTGAATGAGGAAACGTGTGATGAGCACTGATGCGGAAGATGCCGCGAGCCAGCCGATCGTCTATGTCGTCGACGACGACGATTCGATGCGCAGCGCAGTCGGCATGCTGCTCCGTTCGGTCGGCTTGCGCGTGGAGCCGTTTGCCTCGGCGCAGGATTTCCTGGCGTTCGAAAAGCCCGACGTGCCGAGCTGCCTCATCCTCGACGTTCGTCTCAAAGGCCAAAGCGGCCTTGCCGTCCAAGAGCAGATCGCAGCAGCGGGCGAACTGCGGATTCCGATCATCTTCATGACGGCGCATGGCGACATCGCGATGTCGGTTCGAGCGATGAAGGCGGGGGCGACCGACTTTCTGGCGAAGCCGTTTCGGGATCAGGACATGCTGGATGCCGTGGAAAACGCGCTCGCAAAGGACCAGGAGCGGCGCAGCGCTCATCGCTCGATGGCCGAGCTGCGCCGGCGCTACGAATCCCTGACGTCGCGCGAGCGCGAAGTCATGGCGTTCGTGGCGAGCGGCCTGATGAACAAGCAAATCGCGGCCGAGATGAATCTAAGCGAGATTACCGTCAAGATTCACCGCGGCCAGGCCATGAAAAAGATGGAATCGCGTTCACTGGCCGATTTCGTTCTGAAAGCCGAAGCGCTTGGCGTAAAGGCGCCGCTGGATACCGCCTCCGCTTCCATACGCCTTCAGCGCAACTGACGTCCTTCGCTTTTTTCCCCTTCGCTTTGCCTGCCGTTCAGCGCGCCCGCGCAGGGCGCGTGCCGTATCCACGGCGCTCGCTTCCCACACTGTGCGCCGCGACTATACCTACATATAGGTGGACCTAACCAATAGGCGGCGCGAGCAACCCTACGTAGACTGGTCGTGCCTTGGCCGTTCAATTAACGTTGAGTCATTGCGGTAACCGTCATCGGACAGCCGCCATGCCATCGTATCGGACGGACAAATCATGATCAGTACAGTCGTTCCTCTTCTCGACCCCGCGGCCGACGTCGCGGCGCCTCGGCGGGTTTCCGTCATCGATGCGGAAGAGCAGTGGCGCTGTCCGGCCCCGCATCGGTCGTCACGCGAGTCCCGCTTCGGCGGCGTGACGGTGTCGCGCTGGACGCTTCACGATATGGGCCCGCTCGAAGTCTCGCATCCCGGCAATGCGTCGGACCATTGCATCGCATTGAACCTCAAATGCGCCTCGCTGACGTTCAGCCATGCCGGCCGCCGGATCGTGGAAGGACGCGTGCTTGCGGGCGTCGTGCAGGTCACGGCGCCGGGCATGCCCGTCACGGCCGTTTTCGAATCGGCAGTCGATGCGATGCACCTCTTCGTTTCGCAGGACGTACTCGGCGAGTGCTATGAAGACGTCTTTCATCGCCCGCATGCCGGCGACATCGTGCTTGGCAATCCGAATCTGATCCGCGACCCGGCTTTGGAACGGCTTGGGCAGGCGCTGGCTGTTTCGCAAACGAGCGATGCGGCGCTCGGCAAGGTCTTCACCGAAAGCGTCAGCCTTGCCATCGTCTCACGGCTTGTCGGCCGTCATTTCACCGAGCAGGCGGCCGACACGCGCGAGCCCGCAGCTTTGCCGCCGTGGCGCATGAAACGCGTGATCGAGTATATCGACGCGCATCTGTCCGAGAGCATCGGCCTGGCGGATATCGCGCGAAGCGCAGGGCTCACGCGCATGCATTTCGCGGCGCAGTTTCGCCGCGCAACGGGCGTGCGACCGCACGAATATCTGCTGCGGCGGCGCATCGAGCATGCGCAGCATCTGCTGCGGACATCGAAGCAAAGCGTCATCGATGTCGCGCTGAGTTCCGGCTTTCGCTCGCAGGCCCACTTCACGACGGTGTTCAAGCGCTTCGTCGGGCAGACGCCGTTTTGCTGGCGCTCGAGCGTCAACGAAGCCCGCTGAGCCGTGCATGCGCGTTCGGGCGCATTCGCCAAACCGATGTTCAAGACACATTTTTCCGGGAGTCGCATCATGCTGGCCAATGTAAAGACCGTCGATCCATGGATGCAAACCATCGGGCTCTTGTCGGGTGCCGTGAACGCCTGGCGCAACGAGGCGGTTTTCGACCGCGCAGTGCCCGTTGCGAAAGCACCTGCGCGTGTCGCGGTCAAAGTGATCGATCGCCCCACACCCACCACTGCAACGATCGAATGGCGCGAATCCACACGCTGCAGTTACGGCGACCAGCTATGGCGCGCGGCGCGCGCACGCGTGGCCGGCGTCTGCGCGATGAGCGGGAAGGCAATAGCGCGTGGAGATTCGGTCTACAGGCCCTCCAACCGCCCGTTGCCGCGTAATGCCGAGGCGATGATTCTCGCGTCGGTGCTCGAGGCGGCTGCGCCGCTTTGATCTCGCGCCGCGGCGCGCGCGGGAATTCGCAAGCGCCGCGTGAGCCGTCGGCAAGAACCGACGCGAGCGCCCCCGGAGGGCGCTCGTTCTCATTCGAACGGTACGTCGTACTTGAAGGAAGCAGCGCGGGAGATAGCGCGGGAGACGGGATAGGCAAGCGCATGCATGCGCTTGCATTCGCATTTGCGCACGCGTGCGACAGCTGGCGATCGGCGTGCAAGTATCGCCTGGGGCCGCCGTTTCATGGCCCGGGGGGGCTTCACGTCCAATACTTGGAGTCGGTGATCGTGTGCTCGTAGCCGCGCGCGAGCCGGTGTTTCCTGGCGGACGCGGCCGGTAACGCGTCGAGCACGGCTTGCGCCTGATCGCGAACGTGCGCAGCCGTATGGCGCCGGTCTCGGCTCGACGAAGCGGGCTGGGCGGTAGCCTCGCGGATGGCCGTTGCGTCACCGGCGTCGGTGGCGAGGCGTTCCAGCGGCAGTTGCATGTCGTCGCCGACGGCGAGCAGCGCCTGTTGCAGCCCTGGCGTTTGCCATGCGTAGGTTGCGGCCCAGGCGATGCAGCCGATGGCGAGCATGCGGCGGACTCTAAGCTTGGAAGGGGCGGTGCGGACCATGATGAGCACTCCGGCTGCGATCAGCGTTGCGCGAGCAGGCAGGCGACGGCCGGCTCGGCAGCCTGCTCGGGGCGCGGCTGCAGCGCCGCGCCGAAATGCGATGCGAGAAAATCCACGAACGTCTTGATCTTGGCATCGACGTAAAGACGCGAGGCATAGACTGCGAAAACACGGGTGCTTTGAAGGCGATGTTCGGCAAAGAGACGAACGAGCAGCCCCGTGCGCAGGTCTTCGTTCACGCAGTGAAGCGGCAGTGCGGCTACTCCGGCGCCGGCGAGCGCCGCGAAGCGCGTGGCTTCCACGTCGTTGATGACGAACGGCCCGTTGGCTTCGCGCATGGCCGGCTTCACGATGCTGAGTTCGCCCCGGTGCTCGATGGACGAGGAATGCATCGCTATCGGCGCGAGTGCGTGCGCGTCCAGCTCGCCGAGCGAATCGATCCGATGTTCCGCGAGATAGGCGGGCGCTGCAACGAGGA is part of the Trinickia caryophylli genome and harbors:
- a CDS encoding two-component system sensor histidine kinase NtrB is translated as MIPSPGIVTPWRDNAHVLYLLAAAIGVLVFAIDAFTPLDIAVAVLYVAVVLLVASAGSRPATAGAACVCVALTLLAFALSHDVGAGYQGGAAARCAVSLLAIATTAMLSLRNLASTAILRERLQLLDLTHDAIVVHDMNDRITFWNQGAEELYGWSAKQAIGQSIHELTQTNASMSLDDIRREVLRVGQWQGELQRVRKDGQTVMISSRWALWRDRGGRPLAVLATNNDITDRKHMEAELRRSTAELAHATRVTMLGEMAASIAHEVTQPLAALVTAGDAALRWLHRPQPDLSEVEMSIQQMIRDAQRAAEVIRRIRKLACKRAQEEAVLDLNVIVRESLELLRGELDSQRIEVRAEYAEPAPLVRGDRVQLQQVIINLLLNGIQAMTDVTDVTDVTDVTDVTDVTDVTDVTDVTDVTDRPRCLRIRTQATRGRQAQVAVEDTGIGVSAEHSSRLFNAFFTTKKDGMGMGLSICRSIVEAHGGRIWAESQEHCGTIMQFVLPLNEETCDEH
- a CDS encoding response regulator transcription factor; this translates as MSTDAEDAASQPIVYVVDDDDSMRSAVGMLLRSVGLRVEPFASAQDFLAFEKPDVPSCLILDVRLKGQSGLAVQEQIAAAGELRIPIIFMTAHGDIAMSVRAMKAGATDFLAKPFRDQDMLDAVENALAKDQERRSAHRSMAELRRRYESLTSREREVMAFVASGLMNKQIAAEMNLSEITVKIHRGQAMKKMESRSLADFVLKAEALGVKAPLDTASASIRLQRN
- a CDS encoding helix-turn-helix domain-containing protein, whose translation is MISTVVPLLDPAADVAAPRRVSVIDAEEQWRCPAPHRSSRESRFGGVTVSRWTLHDMGPLEVSHPGNASDHCIALNLKCASLTFSHAGRRIVEGRVLAGVVQVTAPGMPVTAVFESAVDAMHLFVSQDVLGECYEDVFHRPHAGDIVLGNPNLIRDPALERLGQALAVSQTSDAALGKVFTESVSLAIVSRLVGRHFTEQAADTREPAALPPWRMKRVIEYIDAHLSESIGLADIARSAGLTRMHFAAQFRRATGVRPHEYLLRRRIEHAQHLLRTSKQSVIDVALSSGFRSQAHFTTVFKRFVGQTPFCWRSSVNEAR
- a CDS encoding DUF3331 domain-containing protein, with translation MLANVKTVDPWMQTIGLLSGAVNAWRNEAVFDRAVPVAKAPARVAVKVIDRPTPTTATIEWRESTRCSYGDQLWRAARARVAGVCAMSGKAIARGDSVYRPSNRPLPRNAEAMILASVLEAAAPL